A stretch of Buteo buteo chromosome 9, bButBut1.hap1.1, whole genome shotgun sequence DNA encodes these proteins:
- the SAMD14 gene encoding sterile alpha motif domain-containing protein 14: protein MSVSKLQDADEVFDFTAVVPETPRLDSSLQKARARLLAKGRRHRPSRSRLRDSASSTEGDEGPEAAVSPHGGAGVAEGGAFSFEAGAVRRGLGDPPASSPPLSRYRPLTNASSQEGLAGTPSPKSCHSSDSSPGFARRDAWPQRHSEDDSRDMSPPEPASPTVGLDKKTRRKFLDLGVTLRRASSSKSRKEKGSNRLSMGSREAAEGPGRSSGSPFLPFSWFSDSARGSASPGSASPAGSPRHEGLSPAKSASQDSTLSEDSPPPSASPRLPGPTATKCSYPYHTLSQSSDEFLDEPPGAAAGWTCRQVGQWLESLNLEQYVEEFSAHGVDGPRLLHLDGAKLKALGVGSSQDRAVLKRKLKELSLAVEKERKAQEKAEKQREKQKKRDQEQRRS from the exons ATGTCGGTCTCCAAACTGCAGGACGCGGATGAGGTTTTCG ATTTTACCGCTGTGGTTCCAGAGACTCCGCGCCTGGACAGCAGTCTCCAGAAGGCCAGAGCCCGGCTACTAGCCAAGGGCCGCCGGCACCGGCCCTCCCGCTCCCGCCTGCGAGACAGCGCCAGCTCCACCGAGGGTGACGAGGGGCCCGAAGCGGCGGTGAGCCCCcatgggggggctggggtggcggaggggggggct TTCTCCTTCGAGGCGGGGGCGGTGCGgcgggggctgggggacccCCCGGCCTCCTCGCCCCCCCTCAGCCGCTATCGGCCCCTCACCAACGCCTCGTCCCAGGAGGGGCTGGCGGGCACCCCCTCGCCCAAATCCTGCCACAGCTCCGACAGCTCGCCCGGCTTCGCCCGCCGCGACGCCTGGCCCCAGCGGCACAGCGAag acGACAGCCGGGACATGAGCCCCCCCGAGCCGGCCAGCCCCACTGTGGGGCTCGATAAGAAAACGCGGAGAAAGTTCTTGGATTTGGG GGTGACCCTGCGCCGGGCATCCTCCAGCAAAAGCCGTAAGGAGAAGGGCAGCAACCGCCTGTCCATGGGCAGCAG GGAGGCGGCAGAGGGTCCCGGCCGCTCCTCGGGGTCACCTTTCCTGCCCTTCTCCTGGTTCTCGGACAGCGCGAGGGGCTCGGCCTCCCCCGGCTCCGCATCGCCTGCCGGCTCCCCCCGGCACGAGGGGCTCAGCCCCGCCAAATCCGCCTCCCAG gacTCGACGCTGAGCGAGGActccccaccgcccagcgccAGCCCGCGCCTGCCCGGCCCCACCGCCACCAAGTGCTCCTACCCCTACCACACCTTGTCACAGTCCTCGGATGAG TTCCTGGATGAGCCCCCCGGCGCGGCTGCGGGCTGGACGTGCCGGCAGGTGGGACAATGGTTGGAGAGCCTCAACCTGGAGCAGTATGTGGAAGAGTTCTCAGCCCATGGCGTTGATGGCCCACGGCTCCTGCACCTCGATGGTGCCAAGCTCAAG GCGCTGGGAGTGGGCAGCTCGCAGGACCGCGCGGTGCTGAAGAGGAAGCTGAAGGAGCTGAGCTTGGCCGTGGAGAAGGAGCGCAAGGcccaggagaaggcagagaagcagcgggagaagcagaagaagagGGACCAGGAGCAGCGGCGGAGCTAA